Proteins encoded in a region of the Esox lucius isolate fEsoLuc1 chromosome 9, fEsoLuc1.pri, whole genome shotgun sequence genome:
- the LOC105007107 gene encoding probable carboxypeptidase X1, producing MKSVTEDCPDITRIYSIGKSHMGLKMYVMEISDNPGKHELGEPEFRYVAGMHGNEVLGRELLLNLMQYICQEYKQGDQRIVWLVKETRIHLLPSMNPDGYEMAYKKGSELAGWALGRYSYEGIDMNHNFADLNKVMWDAIEYDFQNNDKSKLISHYIPIPEYYTSEDAFVSCCSGESHTLGKFVLSANLHGGELVVTYPFDRTVDWAPRDETSTPDNSFFRWLATVYASTNQAMSNPDRRPCHNENFQCYNNIINGANWHTVPGSMNDFTYLHTNCFDVTVELSCDKFPHPIADGDYWRLLNPGEYEVTTSAEGYNPSTRRCQVMYDHYPTVCDFRLTKTPRQRLKEMLAKGIKPPKDLQITLRQRRLRKLRASTKTINRRRAAASRRVRSLGS from the exons ATGAAGTCAGTGACTGAGGACTGCCCTGACATTACACGCATCTACAGCATCGGGAAAAGCCATATGGGCCTGAAGATGTACGTCATGGAGATATCAGACAACCCTGGGAAGCATGAGCTGG GTGAGCCTGAATTCCGCTATGTAGCAGGAATGCATGGGAATGAAGTTCTGGGCCGGGAGCTGTTGCTTAACCTTATGCAGTACATCTGCCAGGAATACAAACAGGGCGACCAGCGCATCGTCTGGCTGGTCAAAGAGACACGCATCCACCTGCTGCCTTCGATGAACCCAGACGGTTACGAAATGGCCTACAAGAAG GGATCCGAGTTGGCAGGGTGGGCGCTTGGCCGTTATAGCTACGAAGGCATCGACATGAACCACAACTTTGCTGACCTGAACAAAGTCATGTGGGATGCTATAGAATACGACTTCCAGAATAATGATAAGTCCAAGCTCATCAGCCACTACATCCCGATACCAGAGTATTACACTTCGGAGGACGCATTTGTGAGTTGCTGTTCTGGAGAATCACACACGTTAGGCAAATTCGTACTGAGCGCCAACCTGCACGGCGGGGAACTGGTGGTCACCTACCCCTTCGACAGGACCGTAGACTGGGCGCCCCGCGATGAAACATCCACACCCGATAATAGCTTCTTCCGCTGGCTGGCCACAGTGTATGCCAGCACCAACCAGGCCATGTCGAATCCCGACCGCCGACCCTGTCACAATGAAAACTTCCAGTGctacaacaacatcatcaacGGCGCCAACTGGCACACAGTTCCAGGAA GCATGAATGACTTCACCTATCTGCACACCAACTGCTTCGACGTGACGGTGGAGCTGTCCTGCGACAAGTTCCCCCATCCTA TCGCTGATGGGGACTACTGGCGCCTGCTAAACCCCGGAGAGTATGAAGTCACCACAAGCGCCGAGGGCTACAACCCGTCCACGCGCCGGTGCCAGGTTATGTATGACCACTACCCCACCGTGTGTGACTTCCGCCTCACCAAGACCCCCAGACAGAGGCTGAAGGAGATGCTGGCCAAGGGGATCAAGCctcccaaagacctgcagattACACTGCGGCAGCGGCGTCTGCGAAAGCTGAGAGCAAGCACCAAAACAATAAACCGCAGGCGTGCGGCTGCTAGCAGGAGGGTACGCAGTCTGGGATCTTGA